The region GACTCCAAGATCACCTGCATTTCTTGATAATCTATCCGGGTGCCATGTTAGGATAGCATTAAACTCTCAAGCATGATATCTGCAATAAGTTCTTTAAACACTGGTCTTTGTCCTGATTGCTTCGCAGAATGGCTTTCTTGTCTTATTTCCTTGACTGTAGCTCCTTCTTTTTCGGCAATAAGGGTCATCTCTTTTATTTGCGAATCAATACTCATTGCCTGACGCTCGTCAGATTCTGATGATTTTCTGGCATAAAGACAGTATCCAATAGTATCACTCATATTGCTGGAATGAATTGTTTAATGGTGGCAATATCCTTCTTATCAACTGCATAAACACCAGAAATACTATATTCGTACTCTTGATCCTTATATAAATTTTCTACGTGTTGCTCAAGTAGAATTTCAGCGTAACAATGATTAAAGGTATTAATGATCCAACTGTGATAATACACATAGCCACTTATTGTTATTTCTATAGATACTATGAAAGCTTTTGTTTGTTGTTTCATACAACACAATGAGGCCAGAGAAGATTGAGGAAGTCAAGTTTAAATATTACATATATCTTTTATCAATGAATGGAATTGATTTTTCAATAAATTTAGCACCTAATTTTTCAGGATTTACATTTTTAGGAAATTGAGTTTTGCTGTTATAAATTGCTCCTATTAGTTTTAAATTTTCAGTTTTACAATTTTTAAAAACTGCTCCTTGTAAATTAGCTCCTGAAAAATTTGTTTTATATAAAGTACAACTATCAAATATGGAATGCTGTAAGTGTGCATTTTTAAACGAAGCTTTTATTAAGTCCGCTTTAAATTGTGTGCCGATTAATTTGGCTTCATCGAAAATAGCCAACCTTAAGTCAACAACTATAAATTTTGAATTCGTTAAATTAGCTTTTATAAAATTGGCTTCTTCTAATTGTCCTCCGCTAAAGTCTACACCCCATGCTACTGCATCTTGTAGATTTGCTTTACGAAGCCATGCATCTTTAAAAATGCAATCTTGTTCGAGCCAATTATTTGCTTTTAATTCCGCAAGAGCATTTAATGCCAGTCCATTATCACTACTACCAATTTGACGGATTAGTCTAGACTTTAATTCTTTCCGAGCTCTTTGTTCATTTATATAATCAATTATAAAAATAGTAAAAGTTAAACTTAAGGATTCAATTGCAATACCTTGAGCAAGTTGAGAACCGTGGTAAGCAAAATAAGAAGATGTAAGAAATATAAATATTAATGCAATAAAAATATACTGAAGAATAGGCTCTAAATCTGGCATTAGCTCTTTAGTAAATATGTTTTTAATATCGTTATTAATCATAAATATATAGATATAAAATAAATCAGACTATTATAGCAATAAAAACCCCTCTTTCGAGGGGTTTTAGTAAATAACGGATCCGTTATTTATTGAATCACTTCACACTCTTTAACTTCAATTACTCCAATTGTTTGGTTTCCAACAACACCTTGAACGGTCACAGTTTGACCATTCGTTAATGGTAGTAGTTGATCTTTATCTTTTACTTTACAGCTAATTTGAGTTAAAGAGAACTCTTTAGTAGCGATGTTTGTAAATGATAGTCCTGAATCTGTAATATTACTGATCTCAGCAGTAAATTGTACAAATTTATCTTGCCATTCATTTTCAGCAGCAACTTGATTAGCATCAAATGCGTCAGCCAAAGTTCTTGCTTCTATTACCATTGGAGTAGGGGTCGGTTCTGCTTCATTATTAGTTCCGGAGCCATTCGATCCAGAGCTATTATTTTTGTCACCAGATCCACTGAGTGCAGCAATAATAATAATTACTACCAGCGCTATTCCTCCCCACTTAAGTATTTTTTTCATATATACACCCCCTCTCTAATTTAATTTATCAATAGATAATGCTAGATATATCTTGCATTATCTATCCCTATAATACAGGACAAATCGAAAAAAAGCTAGATATATCTAGTAAATAAATATGTGTCGACTTAGTAAGCTTTTTGCTAAGTCGTATGAACTACAATCATCTATACAAAAAACTGGGTGAAAACATTGAAAAAATAAGAAAGGAAAAGAAGTTGACTCAAGAAAAACTTGCTGAAGATGCAGGTCTGCATAGGGAGTATTTTTGGGATATTGAAACTGGTCGGAATATATCTATTAAAACAGCATATAAAATTGCAAGGGCATTAGAGGTAAAGTTGTCTGAATTATTTGATTTTGAATAATTAGTCTCCATAAATTCTTCGGAAATTACTAGTACTGGTTCTATAGTTTACAGAAGGTCGGCGAAAGCCTTTCATTTTGAATGGTCCAGTATATTTTTTATCTTTCTCAATAATTTTTTGCATTAGCAAGGAAAATGCATCTGCTAAGTCATCATACTTTTCAGTCCCAAAATAAGTTAGTTGCTGGATTAGAGTTTGTGCATCTGAACCTTGGGGAAAGTAGACTTTACCATTTTGAAGTAGAGAAGCAGCAATAGAGAGTCTATCTGCTTTAGAAGATTGAAACACAGATACTCCTTCTACCTGATAGTTCTTTTTTTCAATTCTTCTATCGCAGCTCTTTTATATCCTACGTCTTCAATATCTATTTGCATACTTTTTTTATTTCCAATACTCTCCACAACTTTTTCTAGTTCTTGTTGTGTTTCAAGGAAGGTTAGCCGTCTATTCATAATATATGGACTAATATAAACGGTTAAATTTTCTTCTGCACCGTATATATATGCACATACAAAAGCTGTTTTATCTGCGGTATCTTTTTGTGAAATCGCAAGATCTACACCAAGGGCTACATATTGCATATCTGCACGATGTAGTGGCAGTTCTTCATAATATTTAATCCATTCAGGCAAGACTATTTGGTCTTCTTCTGAAACAATTTTGAGTAAATATTCCCGTTGAAATGTTTTAATATTGCCAACTTTACTTTGTAATGTCGCTATGCTTTTTTGATTTGTAAATTTTCCCGGCCATACAGTTATGCCATCATCATTAAGGAGAGGATAAAAGTGATAAGAACCATCTAATTCTTTGTTTTCAATTAGTTCTTTATATCTCATCATGACAGAATCGGAATGTAGCAAATTGCCTACCATTATTATTTTCGTTTCCATATCTCCTGCAGGTATTACTTCACCCGATATAAAGTTGAACGTTTTATCTCGACTTTCTTTTGTTTTAATAGAACTTAAATCTTCAATATCATCACAAATGATGAGTTGTGGCCTATACTGACGGTGTTTTACTCCTCTGATACTTTCTCCTACTGAATATGTTGAAATACGAGCTCCAAACTGAGAAAGAACTAAAGATGAAACACTCCATTCTTCTTGGTAATCAATTTTTAGATTGAAGTCTCGTTTTAGAAGTTCATTATTTTCTAATTCCGATCTGATATTCATGAGTAGTTGGCGCGATTGTCCTTGAGTTCTACTAATAAGAACAATATGTTTCAGTTGATGTTTACCTAAAATACTCCATATTGGGAGTGACATAGAAAATATGGTCGTTTTGGCTGAACCTCGAAAGGTTACTACTTCATCGAACTGACTTTTAATATTCTCAGAAATGCGAAATAATTCTTCATGAAATGGTGCAGTTGGGTAGGTAATGTGTTCACTAAAATAGATATGAAAGAAGTAATAATGGCTTTCCCATGCTAGCTTCTTTCTTACTTTCGGATCGTTAATGATTTTATCCTTCAAGCTTTTCATTATCATTATGTAATATTTGTAATGCGTTTTTAATGAGTTCCTCTTGTTCTGGAGACAATTTTTCATCCTCTAATTGTTTAGTAGTAATTTCCAGTTTGTTGGTATAGTCAGGGTGATGATGTTTGAGCCAATAAATAATTCCTGTCATATTCCCGTTTTTGATGGCAGACAATAGTTGGCTTTCTGCCAAATCATTTATGAAAAATTTTCCTTCCTGAATAGCTTGATCAGTTTCTTTCTTGAAAATTTTGTCCTCTTTCCGCCATCGATAATATGTAGCTCTCCCGATTCCAACCTTTTCGCAAACTATCTGGATTATCGGAATTTTTTTTTGTTCTATAACAAGTTGTTTATTATTGCCTTGGCGTTCTGTAATGGTATCACCCATAGATTTTTTTAACTCGTAATCCAGTCAACTTCTCCCAACGATCAATAATTACCTGACAATACTCAGGATCAAGTTCGATCATTACACATTTTCTTTTCGTCTGTTCTGCGGCAAGTAGGGTAGAACCTGACCCACCGAATGGATCGTAAATAATGTCATTGATATTGCTGCTATTAAGTATGAGATGCCTCATAAGAGATATTGGCTTCATTGTTGGATGCAACGTACTTCTATTTGGTTTGGGAAAGAATAGTACGCTTTGATCTTTACTTTTTCTAAACCTATGACTCCCATACCATCCATAGGCAATAAGCTCATGTTTAGGACAGTAATCAAGTCGGCCCACAACAGAATTATTTTTTACCCAAATAAGAAGTTGTGAAAGTTTTACTCCTGCCTGAATCATCCCGTCTCGAAGGGCAAATATCATTTTGTCTGAATTAAAAATATAAATGCTATTTGGTATATTCATGAAAGGAAGAGCGAGACTTAGCCATTTATAAGTAAATTCAGAATACTCTGTATCTGTTTGAAAATGATCTGTCAGTATATCTTTCGGTTTGGAAACATTCTGAAAATTTGCTTTTGACGCAACATAGTCGATAGCGTAAGGCGGATCGGATATTATCGCACTAATCTTCACATTATTTAATATCTTATTGATGATAGAAAGGTCGGTTGCATCACCATTTATAAGATAGTGTCCATTCATTTCAAACATATCTCCATATTTAATTAAGTTTTCTGGCTTTTTTACCAGTAAATTGTTCATATCGTTTTATGATGAGATCACAAAAGACAGGTTCGATCTCAACTAATATTGCCCGTCTTTTTAATTGTTCGCATGCAATTAAGGTAGATCCACTTCCTCCAAATTGATCCAATATAATATCTCCCGGTTGAGTACATCTTCTTATTGCCTTCTCATGAAGAGTAGGAGGTTTTTCAGTAGGATGTGTGTATTCATTCATTGCTTTCCGTTTAGCAAGCCAGATATCAAATAGATCGAGAATATCATCAGTAAGACGATTTCCGGATCCTACTTCTTTATTGAAGACCTCATTAAGATTATGTAGCTTAGAAGAGAGGAATGGTTTACCTCGTGTTCCATACACACATGGTTCATATGCTTTGTTAAAAGCAACTTGTGGAGTTGGATTATGCCCATTTTTAATCCATAAGCATACTCTCTTATGATCTATACTTTGTTCTTGATAAATTTGTTGTAAAAGCCCAATATACTTTTGATCACAGTAGTAAAAGAAATGACTATCTTTTTCAACGGAAGCCAGAGCATTTTGGATAATTTCTGTTAGAAACTGTTTAAACTCTGAATCTGATTTATTATCCTGTGTCTTTCCACCGTACTGTTTGGCACCTCCTAGACCTTTATTGTAATCAAGATCAATATTGTAAGGACTGTCCGAATAGACCATTTTTATACCTGGTACATTTATGCATATTTTTGTTGAATCTGCACAAATTAGAAGATGATCTCCTAGCTCATAAACATCACCGGGCTTTGTTTTAGGCTCGTCAATTTTTTCTAATTCTTTTTCAGTATCGAAGTTGTCATCTTCTACAGATAAATGTTCGTCCCATATTTGTGAAAGGTCGCTATTATCAAAACCAATATCAAGTAAAAGGTCAATATCGAATGACTTCAGCTTTTCAAAGTCCCATTCCCAGTATTTTTATTAAGTCTAAGGTTCAACTCCTTCTCTTTATCTTCATCGGGAATATTGACATATACAACAGGTACTTCTGTATATCTGAGCTGTTTTGCTATCTCTAAACGGAAATGACCACCTATAACAATATCTTTTCGATTGGGTGAACTGTTTACAATGAGAGGATCTACAAATCCATATTTTTAATACTTTGAGTGAGATCTTGAATCGCTTTTTCACTCCAGGACCGCGGGTTATATAGTGCTGGGTTAAGATCTGATATCTTGACCTGCACGACTTTAATGTGATTGTTCATACAAAATGAAAATTATTAATAAAAAAGGACTCCCCCACAAACAAAACTGTCTTTTGTTTGCATGAGTCCTTTATAGAGTACACCTCTACTTCTCCCCCCGTTTTGATGAGGTTGAGAGAATTGCAAAAAGGATATACTTTTTAATTCAATTTGTCAAATATTGATTTTATAGATTGATGTGACAGACAATATTAAGATTTTGTTCTATAATGATACTGCTTAATTATCTTTAAGAGTCTTTATTGAAAGCAATTGATTTATATATGAACGATAATTCGCAAATAGAAATAAACATAACATTACAGAAAGATCTTAAGAGGTTTTTTAAAACATTGTTGATTAATCTAAAAAGTAAAAATAGAGCGAAAGATGAATTAAAAGCTTTACAAAATCATAATAGACTATTGCTCGGCAAAGAAGGGATAGGAATTACCTTGATTGATAAGGAATATGATCAATACCGAAAGATTATAAAGCAATTATCAGAAGTCTTTACTAAAAGTAAAAACTATAGTAAGAAATATGCTGAAACTATATTAATAGATGCTATTTGGAAAGTGGTGGAATCAGATAAAGATATAAATGGCGCGGCATTAGAAGGGTCACAACATATTAAGCATAAATATACAATCGGTTTATCTAATTGGGATATATATTTCCCAGTAACAGGATTATTATTGCATAAAAGGACAGAATGGAACTTTGGTAAAGCAAAATTTATAACCATAAGAAATAGGAAACTACTGAATTCATTCAAAAATAGAAGCTTTATGCCAGAGTTAGGTTCGGTAACTTGTTTTATATATATACAAGTAAAAGCAATAGATCATAGCTCAGCTATAAATATTGCTAAGCCTATTGCTGATCTTCATATATCTACTATAAATGCATTAGGAGTAATCAGTGGGATATCAAAACATAATACCTCTTTATCTTCATATGGTGGAATTGGTGAAAAGATTCACTCTTTTACATTTGTTGGAAAGAGTAGAAATTTATTAGGTTGGAGTAGATCTATGAGCTATAATCTTGCTGGATTTAGTCCTCATGTATTAAAGAGCAATTCTTTTATCAAATTGTTTAAGCCTATAAAAATCAGTACTAAATTAAAAATAATGCAAGATAAACTTTATACTGATCGTATATTTCCGGCACTTAAATGGACTGGTCGAGCCATTAGTCAAAATACAGAAGAAGAAATATTTTTATATTATTGTTTAGCTTTCGAGGCTATTCTTTATGAAAATAATTTTAAAGAAGAATTAATGAAAAATTTAAAAAAAAGAGCTTATAAGCTTCTTTTTACTCATGGGAGTTATTTGGGTAATACAATTGAAGCACTTAATGAATTTGATCATCTTTACAAACTCCGTTCAGCAATTGTACATCGAGGTGGCACTGAAGTATCAGAAGATGATATCCAATTAATCAAATCCTTGGTTGTTGGTTGTCTGTATAAGTTTTACCAAACGAAATATTATGAGCGTTTTAAAACATCTAAACAATTAGAAACGTGGTTAGATACATAATTATTTTGAGCAAATGGAATACTTACAAAATGAACAACACTACATCGACCGCTACGACCTCAATACCATTGAAGAATGCCTCAATACTGTAAAAATGTATCAAGAAGTATATAAAAAGAGTTTAACGAGTAAAGAGTTAAAAGATTTACCAGAAGAAGAAAAATTAAGAAATGTAAATCTAATGCTCCATAGAACCCTTTTCGTTATTAAGGGCAAGAGATATGAGAAAAAACAAGAAACTGTTCACGAATGGATGGAAGAAGACAGACTCAAACAGGATAAACAAGATCACACTCCCGTACCTGAAGGAATAATGTGTCCACTTTGCAATGGTCAAATGCATTTTAATTCTACAAAGCATCTTGACCATACTTACGACAGCGCGTTAATTCGAATGATGTTTCTTTTTAAGTGCAATGATTGTAAAAATCAGCAATGGGTATATGATGACGGAGGAATACGCGTTTCTAACCCTGATCTTTGCCCCAAATGTAAATCAGAATTAAATATCAAAGCTACACGTAAAGGCAAAATTATTACTTGGAAACACAAATGTAAAAGCTGTAGTTATACAAAAACTGAAATTGACGATTTTGAAAAGCATGATGAAGAACATAAGAAATGGCTGGAAAAGCAAAAGAAAAAGGAAGTTGAAGATAATAAGTTGTTAAAAAAATATCGAGAAGAATTTTGTTTGACAGATAAAGAAGGAAAAGAGTATGTAGAAACTCTTGAAGCGATGGAAGTAGGTCATGAGGTGTATGAAGAAGAAAAACGGAAGTATGATAATCAATCTTATCAGATAGCCATGAGCTTAAAGAAACTCACAATATTGGAACTTGAAGAATTATTATCTGAATCGTTAGAAAAGGAAAAATATGTTAAATTCACTCTTGATAAACCAGATATGGGAAGATTTGTAACGATTCCTTTTAGTATTTTAGATGCTAACTCAACTAGGAATCCCAATATAAGTGAAGCTAAGCTAAAAAAACTCATAAAAGATACTTTGGAAGATACAAATTGGAGGCTAATGAGTGATGGGGTACATTATCGTTTAGGATATCTTTCTGGCACGCTTAAAGCATATGAACAGGCGGAAGATTTAATGGAACTTTTAGGAAAACAAGAAAAGAATCCTCCTGAATCAAAAATTGATCCTGAACAACGTGCAAAATACATGAGTCATAATTTAGTACAGCTTGCCAAACTATCAGGAGAAATGGATGGGATACGAGAGACAAGGAAACGAAGATTAGAAAAAGAACCAGATGGTTTTTTTCTTAATGATGGTGGTCAAGGATATACATGTGGTATTTGCTTTGATGCACATGATGGTGAAGATATTTGGTGGCGACTAGATGGATTACGATGTAGGGATTGTTGGAGAAATATTCAAGAAGGTGTAATTCCGATATTAAACCTTGACAAAAGAAGATGGGAAAAGGAATTTTTTACAAAAAATGAAATCACTGATAAACTAGGTGTCCATCCATCGACAATCAGAAAGCTACGTCGCGAAGGAGTACTTTATGGGCGTGATCTGAAAAGAGAAAATAGATCAATTTATTACACTATTTATCTTAACAGTGAAAATAAAAGATTCTTGAAGAAATATCCTAAAAAAGATAAGAAGACTAAAAAAACAATTAGTGGCAAAGACAGTGATCTTATTTAATTATAAATTTATGAAAAATAAACCGACAAAGCAACATTATGTACCTCAATGTTACTTGAAGACATTTGCAACAGCCGAATCGATTAACGATAAAGAACCACTCATATGGATTTTCCCTAAGAATGAACGTAAAGGAAGGTTAGACAAAGTTAAAAATGTCTTGTTTGCGAAGGATTTATATACCCTCGATGTCGGTGGAAATAAAGATTATTCAATTGAAAAAAGTTTGGGAAATATAGAGGCAGAATATACCACAGTGTATAGAGAGAAGATTGCCAAAAGACTTCCATTAAGTAACAAGGATCATGCTGTCCTATGCATATTTATAGGAGCTCTTATGCAACGGACACTAAGACATAAAGACTCTGTCGAAAAATTCCTGAGCGAGGTGATTGAAAAAATGGAGAAAATGGATGAGGCTCATAACGCAAAGAGCAAGATTTTGGAGGACTATAAAAGCTCAAGCAGAATAGTCACAAATTAGGAATCTTCAATATCCTTCCTGATATAGCTGAAGTTCTTACAAAAATGAATTTAGCATTTATGTGTACGGACAATAAGTCCCCAGGATATATAACTTG is a window of Candidatus Roizmanbacteria bacterium DNA encoding:
- a CDS encoding recombinase family protein — protein: MSDTIGYCLYARKSSESDERQAMSIDSQIKEMTLIAEKEGATVKEIRQESHSAKQSGQRPVFKELIADIMLESLMLS
- a CDS encoding pentapeptide repeat-containing protein; this encodes MINNDIKNIFTKELMPDLEPILQYIFIALIFIFLTSSYFAYHGSQLAQGIAIESLSLTFTIFIIDYINEQRARKELKSRLIRQIGSSDNGLALNALAELKANNWLEQDCIFKDAWLRKANLQDAVAWGVDFSGGQLEEANFIKANLTNSKFIVVDLRLAIFDEAKLIGTQFKADLIKASFKNAHLQHSIFDSCTLYKTNFSGANLQGAVFKNCKTENLKLIGAIYNSKTQFPKNVNPEKLGAKFIEKSIPFIDKRYM
- a CDS encoding helix-turn-helix transcriptional regulator, whose amino-acid sequence is MNYNHLYKKLGENIEKIRKEKKLTQEKLAEDAGLHREYFWDIETGRNISIKTAYKIARALEVKLSELFDFE
- a CDS encoding site-specific DNA-methyltransferase — encoded protein: MNNLLVKKPENLIKYGDMFEMNGHYLINGDATDLSIINKILNNVKISAIISDPPYAIDYVASKANFQNVSKPKDILTDHFQTDTEYSEFTYKWLSLALPFMNIPNSIYIFNSDKMIFALRDGMIQAGVKLSQLLIWVKNNSVVGRLDYCPKHELIAYGWYGSHRFRKSKDQSVLFFPKPNRSTLHPTMKPISLMRHLILNSSNINDIIYDPFGGSGSTLLAAEQTKRKCVMIELDPEYCQVIIDRWEKLTGLRVKKIYG
- a CDS encoding site-specific DNA-methyltransferase, translating into MVYSDSPYNIDLDYNKGLGGAKQYGGKTQDNKSDSEFKQFLTEIIQNALASVEKDSHFFYYCDQKYIGLLQQIYQEQSIDHKRVCLWIKNGHNPTPQVAFNKAYEPCVYGTRGKPFLSSKLHNLNEVFNKEVGSGNRLTDDILDLFDIWLAKRKAMNEYTHPTEKPPTLHEKAIRRCTQPGDIILDQFGGSGSTLIACEQLKRRAILVEIEPVFCDLIIKRYEQFTGKKARKLN
- a CDS encoding ParB N-terminal domain-containing protein; amino-acid sequence: MVNSSPNRKDIVIGGHFRLEIAKQLRYTEVPVVYVNIPDEDKEKELNLRLNKNTGNGTLKS
- a CDS encoding DUF4238 domain-containing protein, translated to MKNKPTKQHYVPQCYLKTFATAESINDKEPLIWIFPKNERKGRLDKVKNVLFAKDLYTLDVGGNKDYSIEKSLGNIEAEYTTVYREKIAKRLPLSNKDHAVLCIFIGALMQRTLRHKDSVEKFLSEVIEKMEKMDEAHNAKSKILEDYKSSSRIVTN